The sequence CGAGTACGGCTGGTCCGACTCCGACGTCGCCGGCGCCGGCGCGCAGCGCGGCATCAACGAGGCGGTGGTGCGGGACATCTCGGCCAAGAAGAACGAGCCGGCCTGGATGCTCGACCTGCGCCTGAAGGGGCTGCGGCTGTTCGGCCGCAAGCCGATGCCGGCCTGGGGTGCCGACCTCACCGGGATCGACTTCGACAACATCAAGTACTTCGTGCGCTCCACCGAGAAGCAGGCCACCAGCTGGGAGGACCTGCCGGAGGACATCAAGAACACCTACGACCGGCTGGGCATCCCGGAGGCGGAGAAGCAGCGGCTAGTCGCCGGTGTCGCGGCGCAGTACGAGTCCGAGGTGGTCTACCACAAGATCCGTGAGGACCTCGAGGAGCAGGGTGTCCTCTTCCTGGACACCGACACCGCCCTCAAGGAGCACGAGGACGTCTTCAAGGAGTACTTCGGCACGGTGATCCCGGTCGGCGACAACAAGTTCGCCGCGCTGAACACCTCCGTGTGGTCCGGTGGCTCGTTCATCTACGTGCCGAAGGGCGTGCACGTGGATATCCCGCTGCAGGCCTACTTCCGGATCAACACGGAGAACATGGGCCAGTTCGAGCGCACGCTGATCATCGTCGACGAGGGCGCCTACGTGCACTACGTCGAGGGCTGCACCGCGCCGATGTACTCCTCCGACTCGCTGCACAGCGCGGTGGTGGAGATCATCGTCAAGAAGAACGCGCGCTGCCGCTACACGACCATCCAGAACTGGTCGAACAACGTCTACAACCTGGTCACCAAGCGCGCCGTCTGCCACGAGGGCGCGACCATGGAGTGGGTCGACGGCAACATCGGCTCCAAGGTGACCATGAAGTACCCGGCGGTCTACATGACCGGCGAGCACGCCAAGGGCGAGGTGCTCTCGGTGGCGATGGCCGGCGAGGGCCAGCACCAGGACGCCGGCGCCAAGATGGTGCACGCCGCGCCGCACACCTCCTCCACCATCGTGTCCAAGTCGATCGCCCGGGGCGGCGGCCGCACCTCGTACCGGGGTCTGGTCCAGGTGCTGGAGGGCTCGCACCACAGCCGGAGCACGGTCAAGTGCGACGCGCTGCTGGTCGACACCATCTCCCGCTCGGACACCTACCCCTACGTCGACATCCGCGAGGACGACGTGGCGATGGGGCACGAGGCGACCGTCTCCAAGATCAGCGACGACCAGCTCTTCTACCTGATGAGCCGCGGTCTGAGCGAGGAC comes from Micromonospora purpureochromogenes and encodes:
- the sufB gene encoding Fe-S cluster assembly protein SufB, whose protein sequence is MTEQIVQPLTQEEQLAALGRYEYGWSDSDVAGAGAQRGINEAVVRDISAKKNEPAWMLDLRLKGLRLFGRKPMPAWGADLTGIDFDNIKYFVRSTEKQATSWEDLPEDIKNTYDRLGIPEAEKQRLVAGVAAQYESEVVYHKIREDLEEQGVLFLDTDTALKEHEDVFKEYFGTVIPVGDNKFAALNTSVWSGGSFIYVPKGVHVDIPLQAYFRINTENMGQFERTLIIVDEGAYVHYVEGCTAPMYSSDSLHSAVVEIIVKKNARCRYTTIQNWSNNVYNLVTKRAVCHEGATMEWVDGNIGSKVTMKYPAVYMTGEHAKGEVLSVAMAGEGQHQDAGAKMVHAAPHTSSTIVSKSIARGGGRTSYRGLVQVLEGSHHSRSTVKCDALLVDTISRSDTYPYVDIREDDVAMGHEATVSKISDDQLFYLMSRGLSEDEAMAMIVRGFIEPIAKELPMEYALELNRLIELQMEGAVG